The Carassius auratus strain Wakin chromosome 27, ASM336829v1, whole genome shotgun sequence genome includes a region encoding these proteins:
- the LOC113045596 gene encoding msx2-interacting protein isoform X2 → MVRETRHLWVGNLPENVREEKIIEHFKRYGRVESVKVLPKRGSEGGVAAFVDFVDIKSAQKAHNSINKMGDRDLRTDYNEPGTIPSAARGLDDSLSIATRGRDVSGFTRGAGGPVYGPPVSLHSREGRFERRLDGAADGRERTYDHGAYGHHERSSSNSSGFDRQRHYETDYYRDSRDRALSGASGSASSASGSIGSGSSGASVGVAGSVAGSTGAGGSNSSTAGVGSGGSTPGGIVYYGSRSRSPSRFETTETRYEPRAREAFTIASVVHRDLYREERGRRGERTYHHSRSRSPHSSHSHNPSPQRLPSQAARPARSHSGSGSHSRSSSSDSVSSTSSSGSGSSDSSSSSSDQSPARSVQSAAVPAPPAQPLPSLDKDEPRKSFGIKVQNLPVRSTDTSLKDGLFHEFKKHGKVTSVQIHGASEERYGLVFFRQQEDQEKALSASKGKLFFGMQIDVTAWHGPETESENEFRPLDERIDEFHPKATRTLFIGNLEKTTTYHDLLNIFQRFGEIVDIDIKKVNGSPQYAFLQYCDIASVCKAIKKMDGEYLGNNRLKLGFGKSMPTTCVWLDGLSSSITEQYLTRHFCRYGHVVKVVFDRLKGMALILYNNIEYAQAAVKETKGWKIGGNKIKVDFANQESQMAFYRSMQASGQDIRDFYEITNERRDERRPPYHEFTAERAYYENVRAPGSYTEDPRRKYPARSREFYSEWDPYQGDYYDPRYYDDPREYRDYRDPYEQDIRKYSYLQRERERERERFETDRERDHSRRTVEHNQSPSHPRRPVSPAASPSHSERPPSDSEHHVYSRSSERSGSCSSLSPPRFEKPDKIRLERHNRSDKSEKDKSLFEAERGNGGEKDRRAGRKEKGDKDRTEKQKLRKLKLASPTVPSSEPDLELDRETSPEASLTLRGKSSKSLIKDKDYSGKGKLDLLPCVVQLTRVKEKEVKLIDSILSEKQKTKVGSDPVRSPTSPPSADHKGMHFRIDTQARDFFKHGKHLKEKGLASQVEVLDKEGNVKNKKYSKTDLAYDTSSSVDADRLAARKRRFKETCGKADHVKKITQEEDEVKLRRIIDEPLLKDFDYDVKMQRKEVYKREKIKPERMVTVSTTEEELETVLSVGPSLDLQARLREPTEEATDPLDSLDQKTQGTIEAHSQPSFSLEVSDDGSVEMEFSKDQEQQHITSYHIHSSRIERDSESKERLLSDIDHSQSCRKQMEQNRRLQQQLLEYDKSDKTESTPSTDAEDFEHRSLVHEVGKPPQDVTSNSPPSKRKKSGPFEFDFGTKRERDYQRFKHTNDEPERRLDSLPGTPFAEDASQLLEKEPDSPVAMSKNCLQFDVSKYNIGNTVCQGLSLHAEILKVKTSVTEEELCWESKIRQGTFRGEMSFPTSIVKRESIRKRPERELEPGEVQSDSDEDIESRHLSLKPDSFNREHEERLSDVTSSESLEKNKFYEFALDKTITPDTKALLERAKSLSSSREENWSFLGHDSKFKSFRNSTDKEKSEPTPRPIPSWYMKKKKIRSYSEGKLDDKKEDTKHIEQERQELFASRFLHSSIFEQDSRRLQHLEQKNNDPEVKISRDHITSNSQEEQAGPGGSDLSQEPRVLFHSRFLELQQKDKNQQLRVSERICVTEEEEEEEEEQTLDEEFEPSPNISEISQELTVNHIPATTSPTSLSKVSEISVQHDKPDLSSTFTNKDGPEVVNEQSEDAPEHSPPSVSLKEQNIAAPVSSTSTGLKEDVTVKEPNEKLSESIMTVNPSVEQNIDVKPPTPGASLSNIVPECDPFQATSPLFSNPSQTQEITELPETKSENVNASLHKIASPLDVELPETEPELVPEQPPRKQPRNKKVKPVSPTPIPQVSNEKPATRKSERIDREKLKRSSSPRGDSLKLAADPKNSTKSPVHATDSEQGLESNTNHGKTRQRRNVRSVYATPHEDEAPQQPGKEITEPSRSTRKRCTDKEAATQQMATTLGRRGRPPKTRKRDDDMSLVKGDQTKNSESEDTEIKESTTSGEISKTADTWRSPRSQKGQSSPIRAGQSRKTLKLDKVSGSPEPVQSDSAAVDASPALDHQNESKDETLMQVGQLSHNTKQHNISKREKEIAHPAEEKLTDIEITSVEKTQALDQKKVKASRSTRNTKIIPDDNSVNVVNLTLDTVKDVLHSGDNKAVSSEGSLKTKTAVLVKEDLNVPIYHKEEDIHGLEEIEPPTDPVAAFLAHQMELERAVENISRLTDEQHPAPYKEPRAEPATLTPAVIVQPADETEVEKPANPASETELAAAIDSITAEDISGEADGFSAPTTFTALLPTPEALVLPVSSEGIEPETDLTVKTIVESEQDSVMIPDSKPSQTSNTDTSLTESPLSEAAKKGGRARPKTPKKSRGRKACLNRKLEINDDAVLEPESTIVKLPESIPEEIQTANPKAATSAAAAAVVTVAAACKHEATVTLDTPKEAEQPAVDQPEPQESAFHSGNNSPSYSRTQQPSPEPEAPAHISPTTCLNSPESSKTPLTHPEWNTRTEEKGIPPKPQVSMAFSTPGVAGPPANPPMPPDTKASDIDPSSSTLRKILMEPKYVSASNSNAAPSMQFTTTTADARISENENSVEAVLPLKTSLLEDRPSPITQLVPRTAPPQPQPLLQCESPQILKEKLAITSTATSVISRIPMPFDSEDTPRISLSNRSSGMPLPKQKYRTSLNDNSRYHGLNPSDNGGSVGRPVVESTHCNTGSSAGLRVNTSEGVVVLSYSGQKTEGPQRIIAKISQIPPASAVDIEFQQPVAKSQIKQEPPPHPSTPKGSQTPTGYGHAGVVLAGQAFSAQPVISSINQESPSFEKSEPSYHTGQQGGSVKTFQQSTSHSQLLRYSLSIAQQQHIKKNGAAETVSIKTDIKPSQTFNIKPVLSPHHPSLAGNHILTPSAQHERVVSQPKHDSHSPRASGHSTSPFSKVCPPSSSVVLGPSRPISQFVSNIHHAEQSVIMPPHSVTQSVPIGHLSQGDVRASTPLSGIGYGIHSENLLSPRSAPPQRSTTPQPAVIRDVVLKSHASSCGDGQVVGTSNDDMQSLPQGLRRASAPQLQQESIVMQADFKGLHHRALRLDQYARDVRLLVHQHLTDHPSVVESRQTRTPETMQSSSHISSAPSKTSPVVKNTPQTVRDASKSMDLKMPLSPHSDNRIIGHSPGSVMVSPQGVQLIHPGNANSMSEYYREMRGFHPQYPGHSVIGINLGNRGIVSSQVSQIDHCQRHKVPSVSSIESVGSFGESKLDGSHIRHPSSMDLCQISRVQGETGSPSYTSPVTITPKLEMPITVQKGPQGPISSQMPPPSSVSSQMRSDFKLDHTGLRSVDMVQLLTKYPIIWQGHLALKNDTAAVQLHFVSGNNVLAHRSLPSPEGGAFLRIAQRMRLEASQLEGVARRMTAENEYCLLLALPCGLDQEDVHNQTHALKTGFITYLQAKQAAGIINVPNPGSNQPAYVVQIFPPCEFSESHLSHLAPDLLNSISSISPHLMIVIASV, encoded by the exons gTATGGACGTGTGGAGAGTGTCAAGGTGCTCCCGAAACGTGGATCGGAGGGTGGAGTGGCAGCTTTTGTGGATTTTGTGGACATTAAGAGTGCTCAGAAAGCTCATAATTCTATCAACAAGATGGGAGACAGGGACCTACGCACCGATTACAATGAGCCAGGAACTATTCCCAGTGCAGCTCGAGGCCTGGATGATAGCCTGTCCATAGCCACTCGTGGGCGGGATGTTTCAGGGTTCACAAGGGGGGCGGGGGGCCCTGTGTATGGGCCTCCTGTGTCACTCCACAGCAGAGAGGGACGCTTTGAACGCAGACTAGACGG GGCTGCGGACGGTCGGGAGCGCACTTACGATCACGGTGCCTATGGACACCATGAGCgtagcagcagcaacagcagtgGTTTCGATCGCCAGCGTCACTATGAGACTGATTATTACAGAGACTCTAGGGACCGGGCCCTCAGTGGAGCCAGCGGGAGTGCCAGTTCTGCCAGTGGCAGCATTGGAAGCGGCTCATCAGGGGCCAGTGTAGGTGTTGCAGGGAGTGTTGCAGGAAGCACCGGTGCTGGTGGAAGCAATAGCAGCACTGCTGGAGTAGGAAGTGGCGGCTCGACACCGGGAGGCATTGTTTACTATGGTTCACGAAGCCGGAGCCCTAGTCGTTTTGAGACTACAGAGACTCGCTATGAGCCCCGTGCCCGTGAAGCTTTCACAATAGCCAGTGTGGTCCATCGGGATTTATACAGAGAAGAAAGAGGCAGACGAGGAGAAAGGACATACCACCACAGTCGCAGTCGTTCGCCACACTCTTCGCATTCACACAATCCATCACCACAGAGGCTGCCGAGTCAAGCAGCGCGGCCGGCACGCTCCCACAGTGGCTCAGGATCCCACAGTCGTTCCTCCAGCTCTGACTCTGTCAGTAGCACCAGCAGTAGCGGCAGTGGCAG TAGTGATTCCAGCAGTAGCTCCAGTGATCAGTCTCCAGCTAGATCTGTTCAGTCAGCAGCTGTACCTGCCCCTCCTGCTCAGCCCCTACCTTCACTGGACAAAGATGAACCTCGCAAAAGTTTCGGTATCAAAGTGCAGAACCTCCCTGTGCGTTCAACAG ATACAAGTCTGAAGGATGGTCTTTTCCATGAATTTAAGAAACATGGCAAAGTCACATCAGTTCAAATTCATGGTGCCTCTGAGGAACGATATGGATTAGTGTTCTTTCGCCAGCAAGAGGATCAAGAAAAAGCTCTAAGTGCATCTAAAGGGAAGCTGTTTTTTGGCATGCAAATTGATGTCACTGCTTGGCATGGCCCAG AAACAGAGAGTGAGAATGAGTTCCGACCTTTGGATGAACGAATAGATGAGTTTCACCCAAAAGCTACAAGGACATTATTCATAGGAAATTTGGAGAAAACCACAACCTATCATGACCTGCTTAACATATTTCAGCGTTTTGGAGAGATTGTT GATATCGATATAAAAAAGGTAAATGGTTCCCCACAATATGCATTTCTCCAGTATTGTGACATAGCAAGTGTCTGCAAAGCAATTAAGAAAATGGATGGTGAATACCTTGGCAACAACAGGTTAAAG CTTGGTTTTGGCAAGAGTATGCCTACAACATGTGTATGGTTGGATGGCTTGTCCTCCAGTATTACTGAACAGTATCTCACAAGGCACTTTTGTCGTTATGGACATGTTGTAAAg gttGTGTTTGACCGACTAAAAGGAATGGCCCTCatcttatataataatatagagtATGCGCAGGCCGCTGTCAAGGAAACAAAAGGTTGGAAAATTGgaggaaataaaataaag GTTGACTTTGCCAACCAAGAAAGCCAGATGGCTTTTTACCGTTCAATGCAGGCATCTGGACAAGACATAAGAGATTTCTATGAAATCACAAATGAACGAAG agatgAGCGCCGGCCGCCATATCATGAGTTCACAGCTGAACGGGCATACTATGAGAATGTACGTGCCCCAGGTTCTTACACAGAGGATCCACGTCGAAAATATCCTGCCAGAAGTCGAGAGTTTTATTCAGAATGGGATCCTTATCAGGGAGATTATTATGATCCACGATACTATGATGACCCCCGTGAATACAGGGATTATAGAGACCCATATGAGCAGGATATTCGAAAGTACAGCTACTTACAAAGAGAGCGTGAAAGGGAAAGAGAACGGTTTGAAACCGATCGTGAACGTGACCACAGTCGACGAACAGTCGAACACAATCAAAGCCCTTCCCATCCACGTCGCCCTGTTAGTCCTGCTGCTTCCCCATCCCATTCTGAACGTCCTCCCAGTGACTCTGAACATCATGTTTACAGCCGCTCATCTGAGCGAAGTGGCAGCTGCAGCTCGCTTTCTCCACCACGATTTGAAAAGCCAGATAAAATTCGTTTGGAGAGGCACAATAGGAGTGATAAATCAGAGAAAGACAAATCACTATTTGAAGCAGAGCGTGGAAATGGAGGAGAAAAAGACAGACGTGCTGGACGTAAGGAAAAAGGAGACAAGGACAGGACTGAGAAGCAAAAGCTGAGGAAATTAAAACTTGCATCCCCTACGGTTCCATCATCAGAGCCAGACCTTGAACTTGACAGGGAAACTAGCCCAGAGGCTAGCTTAACTCTTCGAGGTAAATCCAGCAAATCATTGATCAAAGACAAAGACTACTCTGGAAAAGGAAAACTTGATCTGCTACCTTGTGTTGTCCAGCTAACAAGAGTAAAGGAGAAGGAAGTGAAGTTAATAGACAGTATCCTCAgtgagaaacaaaaaacaaaggttGGGAGTGACCCTGTTCGGTCTCCAACCAGCCCACCCTCTGCTGATCACAAAGGTATGCATTTCCGCATAGATACTCAGGCTAGAGATTTCTTTAAGCATGGAAAACATCTCAAGGAGAAAGGCTTGGCTAGTCAAGTTGAGGTTTTGGATAAAGAGGGCAacgtgaaaaacaaaaaatactccaAAACTGATCTTGCATATGACACTAGTTCTTCTGTGGATGCTGACCGCTTAGCTGCACGAAAGAGGCGCTTTAAAGAAACTTGTGGAAAGGCTGACCATGTAAAAAAGATAACTCAGGAGGAGGATGAAGTGAAGTTAAGGAGAATTATTGATGAACCATTGCTGAAAGACTTTGATTATGATGTAAAGATGCAACGAAAAGAAGTGTATAAGAGAGAAAAAATTAAGCCAGAGAGAATGGTAACTGTTAGTACTACAGAAGAAGAGCTGGAAACTGTATTATCAGTAGGCCCCAGTCTAGACCTTCAGGCTCGGCTTCGGGAACCAACTGAGGAGGCAACTGATCCTTTAGATAGCCTTGATCAAAAGACACAAGGGACAATTGAAGCTCATAGTCAACCAAGTTTCAGTCTTGAAGTCTCTGATGATGGAAGTGTAGAAATGGAATTTTCAAAAGACCAAGAACAACAGCACATAACAAGCTACCACATACACTCCTCAAGGATAGAAAGAGATTCTGAAAGTAAAGAAAGGTTGCTCTCAGACATTGATCACTCGCAGAGTTGCAGAAAACAAATGGAGCAGAACCGTCGCCTACAGCAACAATTGCTAGAGTATGATAAATCTGATAAAACTGAAAGCACACCCAGCACCGATGCAGAGGACTTTGAGCATCGAAGTCTTGTGCATGAGGTAGGAAAACCACCTCAAGATGTAACTAGCAATTCACCACCCAGCAAGCGAAAGAAGTCAGGACCATTTGAATTTGATTTTGGCACTAAAAGAGAGCGAGATTATCAGAGGTTCAAACACACAAATGATGAACCTGAAAGGAGACTTGATTCACTTCCAGGGACACCCTTTGCTGAGGATGCATCACAATTGTTGGAAAAAGAGCCAGATTCTCCAGTAGCAATGAGTAAAAATTGCTTGCAGTTTGATGTATCAAAATACAATATTGGCAACACAGTGTGCCAAGGGCTTTCATTGCATGCTGAAATTTTGAAAGTGAAAACATCAGTGACAGAAGAGGAGTTATGTTGGGAGAGCAAAATTAGGCAGGGCACTTTCAGAGGAGAAATGAGCTTCCCCACCAGCATTGTTAAACGGGAAAGTATCCGAAAACGTCCAGAACGTGAATTGGAACCTGGAGAGGTTCAGTCAGACTCTGATGAAGATATTGAAAGCAGACACCTTTCACTAAAGCCAGACTCTTTCAATAGAGAGCACGAAGAGAGGCTTTCAGATGTGACGTCTTCTGAGTCACTTGAAAAGAACAAGTTCTATGAATTTGCATTGGATAAGACCATAACACCAGACACAAAGGCTTTGCTTGAGCGTGCTAAGTCCCTGTCTTCATCTAGGGAAGAAAATTGGTCTTTCCTTGGTCATGACTCAAAATTCAAAAGCTTTCGGAATAGCACAGACAAAGAGAAGTCTGAACCCACTCCAAGGCCTATTCCTTCATGGtacatgaagaaaaagaaaatccgtTCTTATTCTGAGGGAAAGCTTGATGATAAAAAGGAAGATACCAAGCACATTGAACAAGAACGACAAGAGCTCTTTGCTTCACGCTTCCTTCATAGCTCTATCTTTGAACAGGACTCAAGACGACTTCAGCACCTTGAGCAGAAAAATAATGACCCTGAAGTTAAAATCAGTAGAGATCATATTACAAGCAATTCCCAAGAGGAACAAGCTGGACCAGGAGGATCAGACCTCTCTCAAGAACCAAGAGTACTTTTTCATAGCCGCTTCTTAGAACTTCAGCAGAAAGATAAGAATCAACAGTTGCGAGTTTCAGAAAGAATTTGTGTaactgaggaggaggaggaggaggaggaggaacaaACATTGGATGAAGAATTTGAGCCATCCCCCAATATATCAGAAATTTCCCAAGAGTTAACAGTTAATCATATTCCAGCTACAACATCACCAACATCTCTGTCTAAAGTTTCAGAGATTTCTGTGCAGCATGATAAGCCAGATTTGTCCTCTACATTTACAAACAAAGATGGTCCAGAAGTAGTGAATGAGCAGTCAGAAGATGCTCCAGAACATTCTCCACCATCAGTCAGCCTAAAGGAGCAGAACATAGCTGCCCCAGTAAGTTCTACATCTACTGGACTAAAGGAAGATGTAACTGTCAAAGAACCTAATGAAAAGCTGAGTGAGTCCATAATGACTGTGAACCCAAGTGTTGAACAGAATATTGATGTCAAACCTCCTACTCCTGGTGCATCTCTAAGTAATATTGTGCCAGAATGTGATCCTTTTCAGGCAACTTCTCCATTGTTTTCAAACCCCAGTCAAACTCAAGAGATCACAGAGCTTCCAGAAACAAAATCAGAAAATGTTAATGCTTCTCTTCACAAGATTGCATCCCCACTGGATGTGGAGTTGCCAGAAACAGAACCTGAGCTTGTACCGGAACAGCCACCACGTAAACAACCCaggaataaaaaagtaaaacctGTCTCACCAACACCAATCCCTCAGGTTTCTAATGAGAAACCAGCTACACGAAAGAGTGAACGAATTGATAGAGAAAAGCTGAAAAGATCCTCATCCCCCAGAGGAGACTCTTTAAAACTCGCTGCTGACCCCAAAAACTCAACAAAATCTCCTGTTCATGCAACCGATTCGGAGCAGGGCCTGGAATCAAACACAAACCATGGCAAAACACGACAGCGACGGAATGTGCGTTCTGTCTATGCAACACCCCATGAGGATGAGGCTCCTCAACAACCAGGAAAAGAGATTACCGAACCTTCTCGTTCCACACGTAAACGCTGTACTGATAAGGAGGCTGCAACACAGCAGATGGCAACCACACTTGGTAGGAGAGGTCGTCCACCAAAAACTCGCAAAAGAGATGATGATATGTCTCTAGTTAAGGGAGATCAGACCAAAAATTCTGAGAGTGAAGACACTGAAATTAAGGAGTCAACAACTAGTGGAGAAATATCTAAAACAGCTGATACATGGCGCTCTCCGCGATCCCAAAAGGGGCAGTCTTCACCAATAAGAGCAGGACAAAGTAGAAAAACATTGAAATTGGACAAAGTTTCAGGTAGCCCAGAACCTGTTCAGTCAGATTCAGCAGCGGTTGATGCATCACCTGCCCTAGATCACCAGAATGAATCCAAAGATGAAACTTTAATGCAAGTTGGACAATTGTCACACAATACCAAGCAACATAACATATCTAAAAGAGAGAAGGAAATTGCACATCCTGCTGAGGAAAAATTAACAGATATAGAAATCACATCTGTAGAAAAAACACAGGCATTAGATCAGAAGAAGGTCAAGGCATCAAGGTCAACACGGAACACCAAAATAATACCCGATGATAATTCTGTCAATGTTGTTAATCTGACTTTGGATACAGTTAAAGATGTCCTTCATTCAGGTGATAATAAAGCTGTAAGTTCGGAAGGGTCTTTGAAAACCAAAACCGCAGTGTTAGTAAAAGAAGACTTAAATGTCCCAATTTACCACAAAGAGGAAGATATTCACGGTCTTGAAGAAATCGAGCCTCCTACTGATCCTGTGGCTGCCTTCCTTGCCCATCAAATGGAACTGGAAAGGGCAGTGGAGAATATTTCAAGGCTTACAGATGAACAGCATCCAGCACCTTACAAAGAACCTCGTGCTGAACCAGCTACCCTAACTCCAGCTGTTATAGTACAACCTGCAGATGAGACGGAGGTAGAAAAGCCAGCCAATCCAGCAAGTGAAACTGAACTGGCTGCTGCAATTGATTCCATTACTGCTGAGGATATTTCAGGTGAAGCAGATGGATTCTCTGCTCCAACAACATTCACAGCCCTCCTTCCCACACCAGAGGCACTTGTTTTGCCAGTATCAAGTGAGGGGATTGAACCTGAGACAGACTTAACTGTAAAGACTATTGTAGAATCTGAACAAGATAGTGTTATGATTCCAGACTCTAAACCTTCTCAAACAAGTAACACAGATACTTCACTAACAGAATCTCCATTATCAGAGGCAGCCAAAAAAGGAGGAAGAGCACGGCCAAAAACACCAAAGAAATCCAGAGGTCGAAAGGCTTGTTTAAACAGAAAATTAGAGATCAACGATGATGCAGTGCTGGAACCTGAATCCACTATAGTTAAACTTCCAGAATCTATCCCAGAAGAAATTCAAACTGCCAACCCTAAGGCAGcgacatcagcagcagcagcagccgtaGTTACTGTTGCTGCTGCATGTAAACATGAAGCTACAGTGACTTTAGACACACCAAAAGAGGCAGAACAGCCTGCTGTTGACCAGCCTGAACCTCAAGAATCTGCCTTCCACTCTGGGAATAACAGTCCTTCTTATTCTAGGACTCAACAGCCATCTCCTGAACCAGAAGCACCTGCCCACATTTCACCTACAACTTGTCTGAATTCACCTGAATCATCCAAAactcctctcacacaccctgAGTGGAACACTAGAACAGAGGAGAAAGGAATTCCACCTAAACCACAAGTTAGTATGGCATTTTCTACACCAGGAGTTGCGGGACCCCCAGCAAATCCTCCCATGCCCCCGGACACAAAGGCCTCTGATATTGACCCAAGCTCCAGCACATTGCGAAAGATTCTAATGGAACCAAAGTATGTGTCTGCTTCAAATAGCAATGCAGCCCCAAGTATGCAGTTCACAACCACAACAGCAGATGCACGGatatctgaaaatgaaaattcagttgaGGCTGTGCTGCCTTTAAAGACTTCTCTACTTGAAGACAGACCTAGCCCTATTACTCAACTTGTACCCCGTACAGCACCACCACAGCCGCAACCTCTGCTACAATGTGAATCACCACAGATCCTAAAGGAGAAACTGGCTATAACTTCAACCGCTACTTCAGTCATTAGTCGGATCCCTATGCCTTTTGATTCTGAGGACACTCCTCGTATCTCGTTAAGCAACCGTAGCTCTGGAATGCCCTTACCCAAGCAGAAGTATCGTACAAGCTTGAATGATAATAGCAGGTATCATGGACTTAACCCCTCTGATAATGGTGGAAGTGTTGGGCGCCCTGTTGTTGAAAGCACACATTGTAATACAGGATCAAGTGCTGGTTTGAGGGTCAATACATCCGAAGGTGTGGTAGTTTTGAGTTATTCTGGACAAAAGACAGAGGGACCACAGCGGATCATTGCTAAAATAAGTCAAATCCCACCAGCCAGTGCAGTGGATATAGAGTTTCAGCAGCCTGTAGCAAAATCACAGATAAAACAAGAACCACCACCTCACCCCTCTACTCCAAAAGGATCACAGACACCCACAGGTTATGGACATGCCGGGGTAGTATTAGCTGGCCAAGCATTCAGTGCTCAGCCTGTTATTTCCTCAATTAATCAGGAAAGTCCTAGCTTTGAAAAATCTGAACCATCCTACCACACTGGTCAACAAGGTGGTTCTGTGAAAACCTTCCAACAATCCACAAGCCATTCTCAACTTCTGAGGTATAGTCTGTCAATTGCACAGCAGCAGCATATTAAGAAAAATGGAGCAGCAGAAACAGTTTCaattaaaactgatataaaacCATCACAGACATTCAATATTAAACCAGTTTTAAGCCCACACCATCCATCTTTGGCAGGCAATCACATTTTAACTCCTAGTGCTCAACATGAAAGAGTGGTCTCACAACCCAAGCATGATTCACATTCTCCAAGGGCGTCAGGCCATTCCACGTCACCCTTTTCAAAGGTTTGCCCTCCTAGCAGCTCAGTTGTTTTGGGACCATCTCGTCCTATATCTCAGTTTGTGTCAAATATACACCATGCTGAGCAGTCAGTTATCATGCCCCCTCATAGTGTCACCCAGTCTGTGCCCATAGGTCATTTGTCCCAAGGAGATGTCAGAGCCAGTACGCCATTATCTGGAATAGGTTATGGAATCCATTCAGAAAACCTATTATCACCTCGATCTGCACCTCCACAGCGCTCCACAACACCTCAGCCTGCAGTAATCAGAGATGTTGTACTGAAATCACATGCAAGTTCATGTGGTGATGGTCAAGTTGTTGGGACAAGCAATGATGACATGCAAAGTCTCCCTCAAGGACTTCGTAGAGCCTCTGCACCACAGTTACAACAGGAAAGCATAGTAATGCAGGCTGATTTCAAAGGTCTGCATCACAGGGCATTGCGTCTAGATCAGTATGCCAGAGATGTACGTCTGCTTGTGCACCAGCATTTGACTGACCATCCAAGTGTTGTTGAGAGTCGCCAAACTCGAACACCAGAGACAATGCAGTCATCTTCACACATATCATCTGCCCCTTCTAAAACCTCCCCTGTGGTAAAGAATACACCACAGACTGTGAGGGATGCATCAAAATCAATGGATCTTAAGATGCCACTGTCCCCTCACTCTGACAATAGGATAATAGGACACTCACCTGGCTCTGTGATGGTATCTCCTCAAGGAGTTCAATTGATTCATCCTGGAAATGCAAACTCCATGTCTGAATACTACAGAGAAATGCGTGGCTTCCATCCTCAGTATCCAGGTCATTCAGTAATTGGAATTAACTTAGGTAATCGTGGAATTGTTTCGTCACAG GTCTCACAAATTGATCATTGTCAGAGGCACAAGGTGCCCTCTGTCTCTTCTATTGAGTCTGTGGGAAGTTTTGGCGAATCAAAACTTGATGGTTCTCACATTCGACACCCAAGCTCCATGGATTTGTGTCAGATATCACGAGTTCAGGGTGAGACTGGCTCCCCCTCTTACACTTCACCAGTAACTATAACGCCCAAATTGGAGATGCCTATCACTGTGCAAAAGGGACCTCAAGGACCTATTTCTAGCCAAATGCCACCTCCATCCTCAGTCAGTTCTCAGATGCGATCAGACTTTAAACTTGACCACACCGGACTTCGGTCTGTTGATATGGTGCAGTTGTTGACG AAATACCCAATTATTTGGCAAGGTCACCTGGCACTTAAGAATGATACTGCAGCAGTACAGCTGCATTTTGTGTCTGGTAACAATGTTCTGGCTCACCGTTCACTGCCATCTCCAGAAGGAGGTGCTTTTCTACGAATTGCCCAGAGAATGCGCTTAGAAGCCTCACAACTTGAGGGAGTTGCAAGACGTATGACT GCTGAAAATGAATACTGCCTTCTGTTGGCATTGCCTTGTGGACTGGACCAAGAGGACGTCCACAACCAGACCCATGCTCTTAAAACTGGTTTCATCACTTACCTGCAAGCAAAGCAAGCTGCTGGAATTATCAATGTCCCGAATCCAGGTTCAAATCAG CCAGCCTATGTTGTCCAGATTTTCCCTCCTTGCGAGTTTTCTGAGAGCCACTTGTCTCATCTCGCTCCGGACCTTCTCAATAGCATCTCCAGTATCTCTCCCCATCTTATGATTGTTATAGCTTCTGTATAA